Proteins encoded in a region of the Tachyglossus aculeatus isolate mTacAcu1 chromosome 25, mTacAcu1.pri, whole genome shotgun sequence genome:
- the ZNF704 gene encoding zinc finger protein 704, with the protein MAFTSQLEDRELGVGPTGPHQHPLLSAMEGEAKAADAKSLHRLHDHDREKPRSICLLEQKRKVVSSNIDVPPARKSSQELDMDRVTAAMVLTSLSTSPLVRSPPVRPGEGLYGSWKEGAFVPSSASSSGFWSWSVPSDQSNPSTPSPPLSADSFKPFRTPLQPDDGIDETEANSLLFDEPIPRKRKNSMKVVFKCLWKNCGKVLSTAAGIQKHIRTVHLGRVGDSDYSDGEEDFYYTEIKLNTDSVTEGLGSLSPASPSPPLAPPPIVFPVPDGGWTASTGRRPVAKPEEMKPGTPLSRSAPSTLYLVHTDHAYQATPPVSIPGPARFTPSGGSFSISWQSPPVPFTGTPVSPMVDCRPAAQVEQRQHVQAILSSPPRGVFSLRKPRGEGRKCRKVYGTDNRDLWCTACRWKKACQRFTD; encoded by the exons ATGGCCTTCACGTCCCAACTGGAAGACCGAGAGCTGGGCGTCGGCCCAACGGGACCTCACCAGCATCCGCTCCTCTCGGCCATGGAGGGAGAAGCCAAAGCCGCCGATGCCAAAAGCCTCCACCGGCTGCACGACCATGACAGGGAAAAGCCCCGCTCCATCTGCCTCCTCGAGCAGAAGCGCAAAGTCGTGTCATCAAACATCGATGTTCCCCCTGCAAG GAAGTCTTCCCAAGAACTGGACATGGACCGAGTGACTGCAGCAATGGTGCTCACCAGTTTATCCACCAGCCCTCTGGTCCGCAGCCCGCCTGTTCGCCCTGGTG AGGGCCTCTATGGGTCGTGGAAGGAAGGAGCCTTTGTGCCTTCGAGCGCGAGCAGCAGCGGCTTCTGGAGCTGGAGCGTGCCTAGTGACCAGTccaacccctccaccccatcGCCCCCGCTCTCTGCGGACAGCTTCAAGCCCTTCCGGACGCCCTTGCAGCCGGACGACGGCATCGACGAAACAGAAGCCAACAGCCTTCTCTTCGATGAGCCCATTCCCAGGAAAAGGAAG AACTCCATGAAGGTGGTGTTCAAGTGCCTGTGGAAAAACTGCGGGAAAGTTCTGAGCACTGCGGCCGGGATCCAGAAGCATATCCGGACTGTCCACCTAGG GCGTGTGGGTGACTCGGACTACAGCGATGGCGAGGAGGATTTTTACTACACGGAGATAAAACTCAACACCGACTCAGTCACTGAGGGGCTCGGCAGCCTTTCCCcggcatccccctccccacctctcgcaCCACCCCCTATCGTTTTCCCCGTCCCGGATGGGGGCTGGACCGCGTCCACTGGCCGAAGGCCTGTCGCCAAGCCCGAGGAGATGAAACCGGGGACACCCCTGAGCCGTTCGGCTCCCAGCACCCTCTACCTCGTGCACACGGACCATGCCTACCAG GCCACACCCCCGGTGAGCATCCCTGGCCCAGCCAGGTTCACCCCCAGTGGCGGCAGCTTCAGCATCTCTTGGCAGTCCCCCCCGGTCCCTTTCACAGGCACGCCG GTGTCCCCCATGGTGGACTGTCGCCCGGCGGCCCAGGTTGAGCAGAGGCAGCACGTGCAAGCAATCCTGTCCTCCCCGCCCAGAGGAGTGTTCAGCCTGAG GAAGCCACGAGGGGAGGGCAGGAAGTGCCGGAAAGTGTACGGCACGGACAACCGGGACCTCTGGTGCACGGCCTGCCGCTGGAAGAAGGCCTGTCAGCGCTTCACGGACTGA